The genomic DNA AATAATATTATTGTAGTTTTAACCACCTTAAATGAATTAGGGTTGCAAGATATTGTTGAGTTTCTTGAAGTATCAAATATGCACCGTGCATCAAAGCAATCCTTTGTAATTGTTTCAAATAATATCAATTTAGAAAATATTCCAGACGAAATTATTGTAGTGCCAACTATTCAAGAGGCTTATGATATTATAGAGATGGAAGAAATGGAACGTGATTTAGGATTTTAATATGAGTGAACTACATCTTGCCCAAGTAAATGTTGCAAAGCGATTAGCCCCGATGGACGACCCTATTATGCAAGGTTTTGTAAACAACTTGGATAGAATTAATGCTTTGGCAGACGAAAGTGAGGGTTTTGTTTGGCGTTTAAAAGATGAGGACAAGGATTTAGGCGCTCAAATTTTCCAAGACGATAAATTACTTATTAATATGTCTGTATGGGAAAATTTAGAAGCGCTATTTAATTATACCTATAAATCGGGCCATATAGAAGTTTTTAAGCGTAAAAAAGAATGGTTTGGTAAAATGAAAATGATGCACATGGCATTCTGGTATGTTCCTAAAGGTTACGAACCCACATTTCAAGATGCTAAAAATAGATTAGATTACTTAAATAAGCATGGTGATACGCCTTATGCTTTTAGTTTTAAAAGCAAATTCACAGTATCAGAGTCATTAAATTACAAACCTATTTTGTAATATGAAGCTCACTATTTTAGGCTGTTATAGCGCTACCCCAAGAACACTAAACAATACCACATCCCAAGTATTAGAGATTAACAACCATATGTTTTTAATAGATTGTGGAGAAGGTACTCAAGTACAGCTTCGTAAGCACAAAATAAAGTTTAATCGTATTAAGCACATATTTATATCACATTTACATGGGGATCATTTTTTTGGTTTAGTTGGTTTAATATCTACCTTTAGATTACTTACCAGAGAAGCAGATTTACATATTTATGGGCCAAAAGGAATTAAAGAAGTTGTTACTTTACAAATGAAGTTAGCCGATTCCTGGACTAATTATAATCTTATCTTTCATGAACTAACTTCAAATAAGTCAGAATTGATCTTTGAAGACGAAAAGGTTCTGGTACATACAGTTCCTCTAAATCATCGGGTTTACACCAATGGATTTTTATTTCAAGAAAAAGAAGGGGATCGTAAGTTAAAAATTGAAGCAGTAGAGGCCGCTAATATCAATGTTGCTTATTATAGAAAACTAACCCAGGGTTTTGATGTTGTAAACGAAAACGGGGAAACTATAAAAAATGAATCTGTTACAAAAGCTGGTTTAAAACCAAAAAGCTATGCGTTTTGTAGTGATACTATGTATAAAGAAGATATAGTCCCTATTATAAAAAATGTAGATGTACTGTATCATGAATCTACCTTTTTAGAAAAACATGCCCATTTAGGGCCTAAAACAAAGCACTCTACTGCAAAAGAAGCAGCTACAATAGCCAAATTAGCTAATGCAGGTACATTATTGCTTGGACATTATTCAACGCGTTACGATGGCTTAAACGCTTTTAAAGAAGAAGCCCAAGAAGTTTTTGATAATGTGGAGTTATGTGAAGATGGAAAAACTTTTGAGTTTTAATCGAAAAGAATTTCCCGAGGCAGAGCCTCTGGGATAGTTTGTTTCAAGAAATTCTTTATTTTATTCCTTCCAATTTCAGAACCCATTCTATAGCTTCATCTAAAGATAAACAAGTTTGAATTTTAACTTTTGAAAACATCTTTTCTAAAGAAGTGTTTATGTACATCATGTCATTATAAAATACAATGGCACTCTTCTTTATAATATTATATGGCTCAATTTTTATCCAATTATGTGGATCAATAGAATACGAATTAACTCTATTAGAGATATAGTCCAGCTTGGCATCTTTACCATAAAACTCTATAATTTCTTTAAATACTAATTCAAGTTTACATGAATCAAAGTGTATACCGGTATGCAATTCTGCTATTATAAATTTTTCACAGAAATAAAAAATACCAAAAGGCATTTCTAGTTTATAATAGCTTAAACTATTACTGTAGGTCGAATTTTCAAATTTCATAAGGGGCTATTTATGACGGTACGAATTTACAACGTTTAATGAAATTTACGCCTACTAAACCATAAATTTTTGCTATTATTTATTCCATTGTAGGAGAGATAAATAACTTATTTGAACTGTGCATTAAATGAATTATAAGTACTATTTGAAGGTGCTTTAATGTATTTCAAGAGGTTAGATATGTACAAAGAAATAGTTAAAGGTTTTTTATGTGCAAAATTTATGAATTTTATTGAAAATTAGGAAAACTTCCACCTTTGTTGGAAGTCCGCCCCATTGGTTTTACCGTTTTTATAATTTTGTTTTGATTATGGGTTTTGCAAAGACCTGTCAGGTTTTCAAAACATAAGTGTTCGGAAGAGCAAAGTTCATTGACATATTTTCATACATTAGTTTCTTAAATCAAGGTTACATGAGAAAAAAAGTTAGTGTTCACAGTTTATTAAAACTAATAGGCAATGATTTTTTAACGTCTTTGGCCTTGGAGACGGGTACAAACTATAAATCAAAAAAGTTACAAGGCGAAGTTGTTTTCAAATTATTGCTGATGTCCCTTTTAGACGATAAAAAGATCAGTTTGCGTCTCATGGAGAAAACATTTTCCAACAACCTATTCAAGCTTTATTCTGGAATAGAAAAAGGTCAGACCATTAGGCACAGTAGCTTGTCAGAGCGTATTTCCGTTATAAACTCAGAGTATTTCGAAAGGATACATGCCCATGTTTATGAGCTTTCCGAACAATACTTTGATACAGAACAGGAGCCCTACAATATTCGCCAATTTGATTCAACAAGCCTGTCCCTTTCTGCCAAACTATTAAAAAAAGGGATGGTCAACGGGCTGAAGAACAAGAAAGGTGAGCATGGCAAGAAACAGATAAAATTCACTGTTGGCCTGACCAACAACCTGCCGAGCAATATTCGTTTTTATAACGAACAGAAGCACTTAGCAGAAGACCTGACCTTACGTGAAGCGATTCTTAATGCCAATATCAAGGGTACAGAGGTAGTCGTTTTTGATAGAGGTTTAAAGAAAAGAACAACGTTTCAAGAATTCAACCAGTTGGACATCTTCTTTGTCACAAGAATAAACCCGACAAAGAGTATAAAGGTCATTGAGCAAAATAGGTTGGGAAACAGTATTGAGACCGATACTCTAAATATCTTTAGTGATGAGAGGGTATACTTGTACCATCAGAACAAATCACTTTTAAAGAAACCCTTCAGGCTTATAAGGTCACATTCAAAGCAGACAAGGGAAGAGTTACTGTTCCTGACTAATATAGAAGATTTAAATGCGGATGATGTTACCGAGATTTATAAAAGACGTTGGGACATTGAAGTGTTCTTTAAGTTCATAAAGCAGCACTTGCATTTTAAGCATCTTGTCAACCAAAGTGAAAACGGAATCAAGGTCATGATGTATATGACCATGATTGTTGGGATACTTTTATTGCTTTACAAAAAACTAAACAATGTAAAGAGTTATAAAATAGCTAAATACGAATTTACCGAGGAACTAAATATGGAAATAATAAGAGAAATAGTAGTGATTTGCGAGGGAGATCCACGCAAATCTGATATATTTGATACCTCTTAAAGCTCTTCCGAACACTTATGTTTTCAAAACCTGACAGGTCTACAATCAAAAATCGTAAAACCTTTTAGGGGCTGACCAAAGCCACCACTTTTAGTGGTGGATATTTACTTTAGCGCATCCAAGTTAAGAATCCATTCTATGGCTTCATCTAAAGATAAACAAGAGTGGATATTAATTTTTGAAAACCTTTTTTCTAAAGTAGCGTTCATATACATCATATCATTATAATACACAATAGTACCACCAACAACCATATTGTTTTTATTGTATTGTTCTGCTTTTGCCCAAACTTGTGGATCGACAGAATATGAATTAATTCTATTAGAGATATAGCCTAGCTTATCATCCTTATCATAAAAACTTAAAATATCTTTAGCAGCTTCTTGAATTTTAGGCCAGTCAAGATGAATACCGGCATTTAATTCTGATATAAAAAATTTTTCACATAAAAAATAATTACCATAAGACATTTCTAATTTATAGTAGTTAATTGTTTTGCTTAAGTGAGAGTTTTCAAATTTCATAAAGCTATTGATTGGTAGAGGGTTCATGCTAATTTACAATGTTTCGAGAAATTTTAATGTTCAAGAGAGCATTATTTTTTGTTATTTTGTTGTCTATGGAAAAAGATTTAGGAAATTATAGAAAACCTTACGAGAAGTACGAACTACTTTTAAAAGATGTACCAGAAAATCCAATGGAATTATTCCAAAAATGGTTTCATGAGGTAGATAAATTTTTTATTGAAAATGAAACTAATGCCATGACTATTTCTACCATTGGCTTAGATGGTTTTCCTAAGAATAGAATTGTATTATTAAAACGCTACACATATGAAGGCTTTATTTTTTATACCAATTATGATAGCGAAAAAGGAAAAGCAATAGCTCAAAATCCAAATGTGTGTTTGTCCTTTTTTTGGCATGGTGCAGAACGTCAAATTATCATTAAAGGACAAGCTGAAAAGATTGCAGAGAATTTAAGTGATGGCTATTTTGAATCTAGACCCAGGGGAAGTCAGTTGGGCGCTTTAGTTTCGAATCAAAGTCAAATTATAGAAAGTAGAGATGCTCTTGAAAAAAAACTTTCAGAATTAGAGAATGAGTTTGAAGGAAAAGAAATACCAAGACCAGCTAATTGGGGTGGGTATATTGTTAAGCCTGTGGAAATTGAATTTTGGCAAGGTCGACCTAATAGATTACACGATAGGGTAAGATTTAGACTTCAAAATGATTACAATTGGAAAATTGACCGATTATCTCCTTGAATTAGCTATTAAACTTATAATATTTTTACTACAAATTGTATTTCAACGATTAAAAGCAATATAATACGACAAAATACATGTTTTTAATCGATTTTAACATTTTATTAACATTTACTTCAGGGTAGGCTGCTAATTTTACAGAACCTAATCTAAATTACCTACTTATGAAGTCATTAATTAAACTACCTTTATTGGTATTGTTTGCTGTGTTGACATTTTCTTCTTGTTCAACAGACAGCATTGATGACAAGGCAGATGCTATTGAATTAAGCCTTGTTGAACAAGAAGCAAAAGACATTGAAATAGAAATACTTAAGCGTATTAACGATTATAGAATATCATTGGGTTTAAATGCCTTAAATGATATGTCTGTTGTTAAATCTGTAGCATTTAGCCATACAGACTATATGGTAGATAAAAATGAAGTATCACACGATAATTTTTTTACTCGCAGTAATTATTTAAAATCGAATGCTGGTGCTGAGAAAGTATCTGAAAATGTTGCTTATGGATATAGTTCTGCAGAAACTGTTGTTAAAGCTTGGATTAAAAGTGAAGGACACAGAGGAACCATTGAAGGCGATTTTACAAACTTTGATATTTCAGCAGAGAAAAATGAAAATGGAAGATGGTATTTTACAAACATCTTTATTAAAAAATAAGATTGCTTTTCTTA from Flavivirga abyssicola includes the following:
- a CDS encoding ribonuclease Z, translated to MILDQNGNTSIITQEKATIIELVKKLQALYPKFKNNNIIVVLTTLNELGLQDIVEFLEVSNMHRASKQSFVIVSNNINLENIPDEIIVVPTIQEAYDIIEMEEMERDLGF
- a CDS encoding DUF3291 domain-containing protein; the protein is MSELHLAQVNVAKRLAPMDDPIMQGFVNNLDRINALADESEGFVWRLKDEDKDLGAQIFQDDKLLINMSVWENLEALFNYTYKSGHIEVFKRKKEWFGKMKMMHMAFWYVPKGYEPTFQDAKNRLDYLNKHGDTPYAFSFKSKFTVSESLNYKPIL
- a CDS encoding ribonuclease Z produces the protein MKLTILGCYSATPRTLNNTTSQVLEINNHMFLIDCGEGTQVQLRKHKIKFNRIKHIFISHLHGDHFFGLVGLISTFRLLTREADLHIYGPKGIKEVVTLQMKLADSWTNYNLIFHELTSNKSELIFEDEKVLVHTVPLNHRVYTNGFLFQEKEGDRKLKIEAVEAANINVAYYRKLTQGFDVVNENGETIKNESVTKAGLKPKSYAFCSDTMYKEDIVPIIKNVDVLYHESTFLEKHAHLGPKTKHSTAKEAATIAKLANAGTLLLGHYSTRYDGLNAFKEEAQEVFDNVELCEDGKTFEF
- a CDS encoding IS4 family transposase, which produces MRKKVSVHSLLKLIGNDFLTSLALETGTNYKSKKLQGEVVFKLLLMSLLDDKKISLRLMEKTFSNNLFKLYSGIEKGQTIRHSSLSERISVINSEYFERIHAHVYELSEQYFDTEQEPYNIRQFDSTSLSLSAKLLKKGMVNGLKNKKGEHGKKQIKFTVGLTNNLPSNIRFYNEQKHLAEDLTLREAILNANIKGTEVVVFDRGLKKRTTFQEFNQLDIFFVTRINPTKSIKVIEQNRLGNSIETDTLNIFSDERVYLYHQNKSLLKKPFRLIRSHSKQTREELLFLTNIEDLNADDVTEIYKRRWDIEVFFKFIKQHLHFKHLVNQSENGIKVMMYMTMIVGILLLLYKKLNNVKSYKIAKYEFTEELNMEIIREIVVICEGDPRKSDIFDTS
- the pdxH gene encoding pyridoxamine 5'-phosphate oxidase, producing MEKDLGNYRKPYEKYELLLKDVPENPMELFQKWFHEVDKFFIENETNAMTISTIGLDGFPKNRIVLLKRYTYEGFIFYTNYDSEKGKAIAQNPNVCLSFFWHGAERQIIIKGQAEKIAENLSDGYFESRPRGSQLGALVSNQSQIIESRDALEKKLSELENEFEGKEIPRPANWGGYIVKPVEIEFWQGRPNRLHDRVRFRLQNDYNWKIDRLSP
- a CDS encoding CAP domain-containing protein, with translation MKSLIKLPLLVLFAVLTFSSCSTDSIDDKADAIELSLVEQEAKDIEIEILKRINDYRISLGLNALNDMSVVKSVAFSHTDYMVDKNEVSHDNFFTRSNYLKSNAGAEKVSENVAYGYSSAETVVKAWIKSEGHRGTIEGDFTNFDISAEKNENGRWYFTNIFIKK